Proteins encoded together in one Impatiens glandulifera chromosome 1, dImpGla2.1, whole genome shotgun sequence window:
- the LOC124919974 gene encoding rust resistance kinase Lr10-like isoform X2, with protein MKLVSIGFCYKQKRKQRLIGRHPNHCGYLGFDLSCSPKNHTILNLPTSSSSWKVVITKINYGAQLFSAYDPDGCLVKKYINFNFSASSFQLVASRFSEKNTKIVSGFHDPDTTYYFSCPNSSSYNKFCRVPSISCSPLKPYVVDCASDSNQKVFSVCIYAELNDLPPWPCKSITKISSLHDFSLSWSKPMCGHCESQQKLCRLRKNNNTRHNIVRLETECYGELNQSRGVNQKLLIAGCSLTSLVLLVGVILTCSILNSDKKTRQYQLKVDKFLEDYRALKPSRYSYKDIKKITSNFTTMIGQGGYGTVYKGKLSNDVHVAVKVLNDAKGNGDEFINEVGTMGKIHHVNVVRLVGYCADGSKRALIYEFMMNYSLEKFISFEGKKQSLGWKKLEEIALGIAKGIEYLHQGCDLRILHFDIKPHNVLLDCNFIPKISDFGLAKLCSKEQSAISMTIARGTIGYIAPEVFSRNFGSVSYKSDIYSFGMLLLEIVGGRTKPTEKDDSDAYFPEWIYNRLNRGDELAVEIEHEADENSKKIINKLTIMGLWCIQWFPSNRPSMKVVVQTLEGDGIGLTLPPNPFVSIDPITNKETIGMDSFISSLESESAISVSN; from the exons ATGAAGCTTGTGAGCATTGGATTCTGTTATAAACAGAAGAGAAAGCAGAG GCTTATTGGAAGGCATCCAAATCATTGTGGTTATCTCGGATTTGATCTCTCTTGCTCTCCCAAGAACCACACCATCCTCAATCTGcccacttcttcttcttcatggaAGGTGGTCATAACCAAAATAAACTATGGAGCTCAATTGTTTTCTGCATATGATCCAGATGGTTGTCTTgtgaagaaatatataaacTTCAACTTCTCAGCTTCTTCTTTCCAATTAGTTGCTTCTCgattttcagaaaaaaatacaaaaattgtCTCAGGGTTCCATGACCCTGACACGACTTACTACTTCAGTTGTCCTAATAGTTCTTCTTATAATAAGTTTTGTAGGGTGCCATCAATCTCATGCTCACCTCTAAAACCTTATGTAGTGGACTGCGCTAGCGATTCAAACCAAAAGGTGTTCTCTGTTTGCATTTACGCTGAGTTGAACGACCTTCCACCGTGGCCATGCAAGTCTATCACCAAAATCTCTAGCTTACATGACTTTTCATTGAGTTGGTCAAAGCCCATGTGTGGCCATTGTGAATCACAACAAAAACTCTGCAGATTAAGGAAGAACAATAATACTCGACACAACATCGTGAGACTTGAAACAGAGTGCTATGGAGAGTTGAATCAGTCAAGAGGTGTTAACCAAAAACTTCTTATTGCAG GTTGTAGCTTAACTAGTCTTGTTCTTCTTGTTGGAGTAATTTTGACATGCTCCATCCTAAACTCGGACAAAAAGACTAGACAATATCAACTAAAGGTTGACAAATTCTTGGAAGATTATAGAGCTCTTAAACCCTCGAGATATTCATACAAAGATATTAAGAAGATAACTAGCAATTTCACTACCATGATCGGTCAAGGTGGTTACGGAACAGTTTACAAAGGAAAGCTATCAAACGATGTTCATGTAGCAGTTAAAGTCCTCAATGATGCCAAGGGAAACGGGGATGAGTTCATCAATGAGGTGGGAACCATGGGAAAAATTCACCATGTTAACGTAGTACGATTGGTCGGTTATTGTGCTGATGGATCCAAAAGGGCCTTAATCTACGAGTTCATGATGAATTATTCACTCGAGAAGTTTATATCTTTTGAGGGTAAGAAACAATCACTTGGGTGGAAGAAGCTAGAAGAAATTGCTTTGGGAATAGCCAAAGGAATAGAGTATCTTCACCAAGGTTGTGATCTTCGAATCCTACATTTTGATATTAAGCCTCATAATGTCTTATTAGATTGTAACTTCATCCCAAAAATCTCTGACTTCGGTTTGGCCAAGCTTTGCTCTAAGGAACAAAGTGCTATTTCCATGACTATTGCTAGGGGTACCATAGGCTATATTGCACCTGAGGTTTTCTCGAGGAATTTTGGAAGTGTGTCGTATAAATCCGACATTTATAGTTTTGGAATGCTCTTATTGGAGATAGTTGGAGGAAGGACAAAACCTACTGAGAAAGATGATAGTGATGCTTACTTTCCAGAGTGGATTTACAACAGATTGAATCGAGGAGATGAATTAGCGGTTGAAATTGAGCATGAAGCAGATGAAAACTCCAAAAAGATTATAAACAAACTAACAATTATGGGACTTTGGTGTATTCAATGGTTCCCGAGCAATCGACCCTCAATGAAAGTGGTTGTTCAAACATTAGAAGGAGATGGAATTGGACTAACCCTCCCTCCAAATCCATTTGTCTCTATTGATCCAATCACTAACAAGGAAACCATTGGTATGGATTCTTTTATTAGTAGTTTAGAATCTGAATCTGCTATTTCTGTATCGAATTAA
- the LOC124919973 gene encoding rust resistance kinase Lr10-like, producing MKESRIYLAFYYVPLLSLLFITESNAHKLHCSCSRPSSCGNHEVIVQYPFRFRFDPEGCGMKDYELECENDRPVLYIGSGRYYVLGINYDNYRIRVIDDGIQKGNYSSLPLHFLTPNMWYEELNVPYDRIGTKTERAVIANIKCGKLSSVIELEEEEMDLAVVKLKQTHSEVLTRYFLFGTLQEWGRKKLPEGCGIESLHLTLATSMDWLRRERMSSNDSILFSRFHNDLARGFELGWIDGYCASDLDRNDCYVVDNPYAAYCRDRILLHITLYQRLMNFMYGHHGFAILTDLGECLAARTFCGWMLLCIYLIYKYRRRHLSVFDSIENFLQSQNNLVPISYSYREIRTMTKGFKDKLGEGGFGSVYKGKLRSGHDVAIKMLGKSKANGQEFINEVATIGRIHHVNVVQLIGFCAHGSKRALVYDFMPNGSLEKYISSHEGNSVCSLSCEQMYNVSLGIARGIEYLHRGCDMQILHFDIKPHNILLDGNFTPKVSDFGLAKLYPIHNSVVSLTAARGTMGYMAPELFYKNIGGISYKADVYSFGMLLMEMAGRKKSMNAHVETLSKDYFPSWRFDQFNDDNEVDTRETRAEEVEKVKKMVIVALWCIQFKPNDRPPMNRVVEMLEGGLELLKMPPKPFITSSEMVTKDN from the exons ATGAAGGAAAGTCGGATTTATCTAGCATTTTACTATGTACCTCTGCTTTCTCTTCTGTTTATAACAGAATCCAATGCTCACAAGCTTCATTGTTCGTGTAGCCGTCCTTCTTCATGTGGTAACCATGAAGTGATTGTCCAATACCCATTTCGATTCAGATTCGATCCAGAAGGATGTGGAATGAAAGACTATGAACTGGAATGCGAGAATGATCGGCCAGTCCTGTACATTGGTTCTGGAAGATACTATGTTTTGGGAATCAACTATGACAACTATAGAATCAGAGTTATCGATGACGGCATTCAAAAGGGAAACTATTCTTCTCTTCCTCTTCATTTCCTAACACCTAATATGTGGTACGAGGAACTGAACGTACCTTATGATAGGATTGGAACGAAGACGGAAAGAGCTGTGATCGCAAATATAAAGTGTGGGAAACTGTCGTCGGTGATAGAATTGGAAGAGGAAGAGATGGATTTGGCTGTAGTGAAGCTAAAACAGACACATTCAGAAGTTCTTACTCGCTACTTTTTGTTCGGTACTCTTCAAGAGTGGGGGAGAAAGAAGTTGCCTGAAGGGTGCGGCATAGAGAGCCTGCACTTGACACTCGCGACCTCAATGGATTGGCTTCGTAGGGAGAGGATGAGTAGCAACGATTCCATATTATTCTCACGCTTCCATAACGATTTGGCTCGTGGATTTGAGCTTGGATGGATTGACGGATATTGTGCTTCTGACCTTGATAGGAATGATTGCTACGTTGTTGATAATCCTTACGCCGCCTATTGCAGGGATCGGATTCTGCTTCATATCACTCTTTATCAAC GTCTGATGAACTTTATGTACGGTCATCATGGTTTTGCTATCTTGACAGATTTGG GTGAGTGTCTTGCAGCAAGAACTTTTTGTGGATGGATGTTGCTTTGTATTTACTTGATATACAAATATCGAAGAAGACATTTGTCGGTTTTCGATTCCATTGAAAACTTCCTCCAATCCCAAAACAACCTCGTGCCCATTAGCTACTCTTATCGAGAGATTAGAACAATGACAAAAGGGTTCAAGGATAAACTAGGAGAAGGAGGATTTGGTTCGGTGTACAAAGGTAAACTTAGAAGTGGTCATGATGTTGCAATAAAAATGTTAGGCAAGAGCAAAGCGAATGGGCAAGAGTTTATAAACGAAGTAGCCACCATCGGAAGAATTCACCATGTTAATGTGGTTCAACTTATTGGATTTTGTGCTCATGGATCTAAACGTGCACTTGTGTATGACTTCATGCCCAATGGTTCCTTAGAGAAGTACATATCCTCTCATGAAGGTAATTCGGTTTGTTCTTTAAGTTGTGAACAAATGTATAATGTCTCACTTGGAATCGCACGTGGGATTGAATATTTGCACCGAGGGTGTGACATGCAGATCCTTCATTTCGATATCAAGCCTCACAACATTCTCCTAGACGGAAATTTTACACCTAAAGTTTCTGACTTTGGACTTGCAAAATTGTATCCAATTCATAACAGTGTTGTATCTCTAACCGCTGCAAGAGGAACCATGGGCTACATGGCTCCTGAGTTGTTCTACAAAAACATTGGTGGTATATCTTATAAAGCGGATGTTTACAGTTTTGGAATGCTCTTGATGGAAATGGCTGGAAGAAAGAAAAGTATGAATGCACATGTAGAAACTCTAAGCAAAGATTACTTTCCATCGTGGAGATTCGATCAATTCAATGACGATAATGAGGTAGATACAAGAGAGACTAGAGCTGAGGAAGTGGAGAAAGTGAAGAAAATGGTGATTGTGGCCTTGTGGTGCATACAATTCAAGCCAAATGATCGACCTCCAATGAACAGAGTGGTAGAGATGTTGGAAGGAGGCCTTGAGCTATTGAAAATGCCTCCAAAACCTTTCATTACTTCTTCCGAAATGGTAACAAAGGATAATTAG
- the LOC124919974 gene encoding rust resistance kinase Lr10-like isoform X1 — MTMSFSLLFFIFILMFKLEFETATIIEHDDECKPEICGHNVIRFPFRLIGRHPNHCGYLGFDLSCSPKNHTILNLPTSSSSWKVVITKINYGAQLFSAYDPDGCLVKKYINFNFSASSFQLVASRFSEKNTKIVSGFHDPDTTYYFSCPNSSSYNKFCRVPSISCSPLKPYVVDCASDSNQKVFSVCIYAELNDLPPWPCKSITKISSLHDFSLSWSKPMCGHCESQQKLCRLRKNNNTRHNIVRLETECYGELNQSRGVNQKLLIAGCSLTSLVLLVGVILTCSILNSDKKTRQYQLKVDKFLEDYRALKPSRYSYKDIKKITSNFTTMIGQGGYGTVYKGKLSNDVHVAVKVLNDAKGNGDEFINEVGTMGKIHHVNVVRLVGYCADGSKRALIYEFMMNYSLEKFISFEGKKQSLGWKKLEEIALGIAKGIEYLHQGCDLRILHFDIKPHNVLLDCNFIPKISDFGLAKLCSKEQSAISMTIARGTIGYIAPEVFSRNFGSVSYKSDIYSFGMLLLEIVGGRTKPTEKDDSDAYFPEWIYNRLNRGDELAVEIEHEADENSKKIINKLTIMGLWCIQWFPSNRPSMKVVVQTLEGDGIGLTLPPNPFVSIDPITNKETIGMDSFISSLESESAISVSN; from the exons ATGACAATGTCATTCTCtcttttgttcttcatcttcatcctcatGTTCAAGCTAGAATTTGAAACTGCCACAATAATTGAACATGATGATGAGTGCAAGCCAGAAATATGTGGGCATAATGTCATCCGCTTTCCTTTCAGGCTTATTGGAAGGCATCCAAATCATTGTGGTTATCTCGGATTTGATCTCTCTTGCTCTCCCAAGAACCACACCATCCTCAATCTGcccacttcttcttcttcatggaAGGTGGTCATAACCAAAATAAACTATGGAGCTCAATTGTTTTCTGCATATGATCCAGATGGTTGTCTTgtgaagaaatatataaacTTCAACTTCTCAGCTTCTTCTTTCCAATTAGTTGCTTCTCgattttcagaaaaaaatacaaaaattgtCTCAGGGTTCCATGACCCTGACACGACTTACTACTTCAGTTGTCCTAATAGTTCTTCTTATAATAAGTTTTGTAGGGTGCCATCAATCTCATGCTCACCTCTAAAACCTTATGTAGTGGACTGCGCTAGCGATTCAAACCAAAAGGTGTTCTCTGTTTGCATTTACGCTGAGTTGAACGACCTTCCACCGTGGCCATGCAAGTCTATCACCAAAATCTCTAGCTTACATGACTTTTCATTGAGTTGGTCAAAGCCCATGTGTGGCCATTGTGAATCACAACAAAAACTCTGCAGATTAAGGAAGAACAATAATACTCGACACAACATCGTGAGACTTGAAACAGAGTGCTATGGAGAGTTGAATCAGTCAAGAGGTGTTAACCAAAAACTTCTTATTGCAG GTTGTAGCTTAACTAGTCTTGTTCTTCTTGTTGGAGTAATTTTGACATGCTCCATCCTAAACTCGGACAAAAAGACTAGACAATATCAACTAAAGGTTGACAAATTCTTGGAAGATTATAGAGCTCTTAAACCCTCGAGATATTCATACAAAGATATTAAGAAGATAACTAGCAATTTCACTACCATGATCGGTCAAGGTGGTTACGGAACAGTTTACAAAGGAAAGCTATCAAACGATGTTCATGTAGCAGTTAAAGTCCTCAATGATGCCAAGGGAAACGGGGATGAGTTCATCAATGAGGTGGGAACCATGGGAAAAATTCACCATGTTAACGTAGTACGATTGGTCGGTTATTGTGCTGATGGATCCAAAAGGGCCTTAATCTACGAGTTCATGATGAATTATTCACTCGAGAAGTTTATATCTTTTGAGGGTAAGAAACAATCACTTGGGTGGAAGAAGCTAGAAGAAATTGCTTTGGGAATAGCCAAAGGAATAGAGTATCTTCACCAAGGTTGTGATCTTCGAATCCTACATTTTGATATTAAGCCTCATAATGTCTTATTAGATTGTAACTTCATCCCAAAAATCTCTGACTTCGGTTTGGCCAAGCTTTGCTCTAAGGAACAAAGTGCTATTTCCATGACTATTGCTAGGGGTACCATAGGCTATATTGCACCTGAGGTTTTCTCGAGGAATTTTGGAAGTGTGTCGTATAAATCCGACATTTATAGTTTTGGAATGCTCTTATTGGAGATAGTTGGAGGAAGGACAAAACCTACTGAGAAAGATGATAGTGATGCTTACTTTCCAGAGTGGATTTACAACAGATTGAATCGAGGAGATGAATTAGCGGTTGAAATTGAGCATGAAGCAGATGAAAACTCCAAAAAGATTATAAACAAACTAACAATTATGGGACTTTGGTGTATTCAATGGTTCCCGAGCAATCGACCCTCAATGAAAGTGGTTGTTCAAACATTAGAAGGAGATGGAATTGGACTAACCCTCCCTCCAAATCCATTTGTCTCTATTGATCCAATCACTAACAAGGAAACCATTGGTATGGATTCTTTTATTAGTAGTTTAGAATCTGAATCTGCTATTTCTGTATCGAATTAA